A window from Primulina huaijiensis isolate GDHJ02 chromosome 13, ASM1229523v2, whole genome shotgun sequence encodes these proteins:
- the LOC140956381 gene encoding pseudo histidine-containing phosphotransfer protein 6-like — MLGLNEELLRADMNRLLNLLFHQGVLDEQFLQLQQLQDESSPNFVSEVVNIYFHETEKLLRNLRDQLLVDSELLDYKKVGIHLNQLIGSSSSIGAQRVRNVCVAFRAISQQNSRPGCLKALEILEHEYCYLKSKLHELFQIEQQRILASAIRYPMQQQPNNPTT, encoded by the exons ATGTTGGGTCTCAATGAGGAGCTATTGCGGGCCGAcatgaatcggctgctcaatcTGCTCTTCCACCAG GGAGTGTTGGACGAGCAGTTCTTGCAGTTGCAGCAGCTACAAGACGAATCGTCTCCGAACTTCGTTTCCGAGGTGGTTAACATATACTTTCACGAGACCGAGAAACTCTTGAGAAACCTCAGAGATCAGCTTCT GGTGGATAGTGAGTTGTTGGATTACAAGAAAGTAGGAATCCACTTGAATCAGCTGATCGGGAGCAGTTCCAGCATTGGTGCCCAAAGAGTTCGAAATGTGTGCGTCGCCTTTCGTGCTATTTCCCAGCAAAATAGCAGGCCCGG GTGTTTAAAAGCATTGGAGATTTTGGAACACGAGTACTGCTACCTCAAGAGCAAACTGCATGAACTGTTTCAGATTGAACAGCAGAGGATCCTTGCATCCGCAATCAGATACCCCATGCAGCAGCAGCCAAATAATCCTACAACTTAA
- the LOC140991602 gene encoding palmitoyl-monogalactosyldiacylglycerol delta-7 desaturase, chloroplastic-like produces MALIASPPPKAKSFPFGPLRHHCIKQAKPNSQTITQKHQDSLQYATTIRNTNYSLIHGIFTRKNGNNKRVWTIFSAASIPVPGNEKDSSFGRILLSDVVVKRRNNIYWGRKWNFLDVATVGVVVAMHLLCIAAPFTFNWGAFSVAVGLYVISGLLGITLSFHRNLSHRSFKLPKWLEYFFAYCGVQAIQGNPIDWVSTHRYHHQFCDTEKDPHSPLEGFWFSHMSWLFDTNSITERCGNPNNVGDLEKQPFYKFLQRTYVVHPVALGALLYALGGFPYIVWGMGVRIVWVYHITWLVNSACHVWGKQAWNTGDLSRNNWWVALIAFGEGWHNNHHAFEYSARHGLEWWQIDMTWYVVRFLQAIGLASDVKLPTTNHKQRLAFESVPP; encoded by the exons ATGGCTCTCATTGCATCACCGCCGCCTAAGGCAAAATCCTTCCCATTTGGCCCCCTTCGCCACCATTGCATCAAACAAGCCAAGCCCAATTCCCAAACAATCACACAAAAGCATCAAGATTCGCTGCAATACGCTACAACCATAAGAAACACAAACTATTCTCTAATTCACGGTATATTTACAAGAAAAAACGGAAACAACAAAAGGGTGTGGACAATCTTCAGTGCAGCATCAATTCCAGTTCCGGGAAATGAAAAAGACTCCAGCTTTGGGAGAATTTTGCTATCTGATGTTGTCGTGAAGAGGAGGAATAACATTTATTGGGGCAGAAAGTGGAATTTTTTGGATGTGGCCACGGTTGGGGTGGTTGTGGCTATGCATTTGCTGTGTATCGCCGCTCCATTCACATTCAATTGGGGAGCATTTTCCGTTGCCGTGGGATTGTATGTCATCTCCGGCCTTTTGGGCATCACTCTTTCTTTCCACAGAAAtctttctcaccggagtttcaaGCTTCCCAAATGGCTGGAATACTTCTTCGCATACTGTGGTGTTCAAGCCATTCAG GGAAATCCAATTGACTGGGTGAGCACACATAGGTACCACCACCAGTTCTGTGACACAGAGAAAGACCCTCACAGCCCCCTCGAAGGATTCTGGTTCAGTCACATGAGTTGGCTTTTCGACACCAACAGTATAACTGAAAGG TGTGGGAATCCCAACAATGTTGGTGATCTGGAGAAACAACCCTTTTACAAGTTTCTTCAAAGAACTTATGTTGTTCATCCGGTGGCTCTTGGGGCTCTGCTATATGCCCTCGGAGGGTTCCCTTACATTGTGTGGGGAATG GGTGTGAGAATCGTATGGGTGTACCACATCACTTGGCTGGTGAACTCGGCTTGCCATGTTTGGGGAAAACAAGCCTGGAATACGGGTGATCTATCTCGAAATAACTG GTGGGTAGCATTGATTGCGTTTGGCGAGGGTTGGCATAATAATCACCACGCCTTCGAGTATTCCGCGAGGCATGGGCTCGAATGGTGGCAAATCGATATGACTTGGTACGTGGTTCGATTTCTTCAAGCCATTGGGTTGGCCTCCGATGTCAAGTTGCCCACCACAAACCACAAACAAAGATTGGCTTTTGAATCAGTCCCTCCTTAG